One window of Amaranthus tricolor cultivar Red isolate AtriRed21 chromosome 11, ASM2621246v1, whole genome shotgun sequence genomic DNA carries:
- the LOC130826474 gene encoding uncharacterized protein LOC130826474: MNTNKATECKNRTTGDSDDQRTLLTLLSPNQDDLDQGEGISDISLHGPSHRGPRRESEGDYKTKELEICAFPFLQRSGSVFLYFEFIFNCHFRFAIHYIILFVSGHDLFSEFSDFSCSIFEKLGIILCWLSSCCDLETMERDDRFEAIEDKLDRLFAHLGIDNQNNRPPIPNPNCRPYEDRTIKIDLPEFDGISHDPSKYLEWERRMGEYFEFKETPPNQQFKIAKIKLTKSAAVWLESIQKQRFREERNRISTWDKLRKQMKRRYVPTTYKQQLIVQLYAMKQGTRSVEDYLNEWERLYHLCDLHEPEENKVGKFIGGLREEFRERLMNTPDLTLQLATSIAMEIERQHKATNPQMRNNRTYTPRNPSAVTMPRKELPPSGPKPTTPRTESNTKPQDIICFKCNGRGHYKRDCPNARAFTMKEWTDIRQNTNPKRLLVLKNGQEEELDPPSLSDGDGTFIRDEQGNWRPFEGDSEEEGEGELEKIPPEEEHLNLIIRRSFHNTPLTKKSDQRENIFQTKCKIQGKVCDLIIDSGSEANCVSKQLVEELHLKTKAHPNPYKMKWLDTKASGSVKHQCPVVLTLGTYEDEVLCDVLDMDACHLLLGRPWQYDKRAIHNGYDNTYTIRHNGKRKEFLPLPPHRAVPPKPSSEHVQLMNRKECEREVQGTEELYLLVTKEVQDPTPIPAEMARLLEQYKDVFPTELPPGLPPFRGVEHQIDLLPGASLPNKPAYRTNPKEAQELQRQVEDLIKRGYVRESLSPCAVPTLLVPKKDGTWRMCIDSRSINNITIKYRFPIPRIDDILDELGGSQWFSKVDLRSGYHQIRMKTGDEWKTAFKTKYGLYEWLVMPFGLTGAPSTFMRLMNEILRPFLGMFIVVYLDDILIYSKDIATHLDHLQQLFEVLRKQRLYAKLEKCNFLLPEVSFLGYIVGKEGVKVDPIKVQAIQEWPTPTTLTQIRSFHGLASFYRRFIRGFSSVMAPITECTKQGKFTWTPKAQQAFETLKSMMCSAPILKLPDFTKPFELECDASGMGIGAVLVQEGRPVAFFSEKLNNSRLNYSTYDKEFYAIIRALDHWSHYLRIQPFILHTDHESLKYINSQHKLSSRHARWVEFMQTFDFSAKYKVGKTNIIADALSRKYNMLGILGAKILGFEFIKDQYQTCPDFADIYKSCETTPQGLFNIHQGYLFKGNKLCIPKLPLRTVLVKEVHEGSIAGHFGIQKTLDMLAKHFYWPRMLGTIGKHILRCETCLKAKVTFHKGEYLPLPIANKP, encoded by the exons ATGAACACAAACAAGGCCACAGAATGCAAGAACAGAACAACAGGTGATTCTGACGACCAGCGGACCTTGCTGACATTACTGAGCCCAAACCAGGATGACCTGGATCAGGGTGAAGGCATCAGTGACATCTCCTTACATGGGCCAAGCCATAGAGGCCCTAGG AGGGAATCTGAAGGCGATTACAAAACGAAAGAATTGGAGATTTGTGCATTTCCATTCCTACAACGTTCAGGGAGTGTCTTCCTTTACtttgaattcatttttaattgtcaTTTCAGATTTGCAATTCATTACATCATTCTTTTTGTATCTGGACACGATTTGTTCTCTGAATTTAGCGATTTTTCTTGTTCGATATTTGAAAAACTTGGGATTATTCTGTGCTGGTTATCTAGCTGTTGTGACTTAGAGACCATGGAAAGGGATGATAGGTTTGAAGCTATTGAGGATAAATTGGATAGGTTGTTCGCACATTTAGGGATCGATAATCAGAACAACAGACCACCAATACCAAACCCTAATTGTCGACCATATGAGGATCGGACCATTAAAATCGATCTTCCTGAGTTTGATGGCATATCACATGACCCCTCTAAGTACCTGGAATGGGAGAGAAGAATGGGAGAATACTTTGAATTTAAAGAAACACCCCCAAACCAACAATTTAAGATTGCCAAAATCAAACTAACCAAATCAGCTGCAGTTTGGTTAGAAAGCATTCAAAAACAAAGATTTAGGGAAGAAAGGAATAGGATTAGCACTTGGGACAAACTTAGGAAGCAAATGAAGAGGAGATATGTCCCAACCACGTACAAGCAGCAACTGATTGTACAGTTGTATGCTATGAAGCAGGGAACTAGGTCAGTAGAGGACTACCTGAATGAATGGGAGAGATTGTATCACCTTTGTGACCTTCATGAACCAGAGGAAAATAAAGTAGGAAAGTTCATAGGTGGATTAAGGGAAGAATTTAGGGAAAGATTGATGAATACACCTGACCTTACACTACAACTTGCTACCTCTATAGCCATGGAGATTGAGAGACAACACAAGGCAACAAACCCCCAAATGAGGAACAACAGGACCTATACCCCAAGGAACCCTAGTGCTGTGACCATGCCTAGAAAAGAGTTACCACCCTCTGGACCTAAACCTACTACCCCCAGAACAGAGTCAAACACCAAGCCACAGGACATCATTTGTTTTAAATGCAATGGGAGGGGACACTATAAGAGGGATTGTCCCAATGCAAGGGCGTTTACCATGAAAGAATGGACTGACATTAGGCAAAACACTAACCCTAAGAGACTCCTGGTGTTAAAGAATGGGCAAGAGGAAGAGTTAGACCCTCCCAGCCTAAGTGATGGTGATGGTACATTTATAAGAGATGAGCAGGGAAACTGGCGCCCTTTTGAAGGAGATTCTGAGGAGGAAGGAGAGGGAGAGCTGGAAAAAATTCCCCCTGAGGAAGAGCACTTGAACCTCATTATTAGACGGAGCTTTCACAACACACCCTTGACTAAAAAATCTGACCAAAGAGAAAATATCTTCCAAACAAAGTGCAAAATACAGGGGAAAGtatgtgatttgattattgatagtggAAGTGAGGCAAATTGTGTCAGTAAGCAGTTAGTGGAGGAGTTACACCTAAAGACTAAGGCTCACCCTAATCCTTAtaaaatgaaatggttagacaccAAGGCTAGTGGTTCAGTAAAACATCAGTGCCCAGTAGTCTTGACTTTGGGAACATATGAGGATGAAGTTTTGTGTGATGTCTTAGATATGGATGCATGCCACCTCTTGCTAGGTAGACCCTGGCAATATGACAAGAGAGCCATACACAATGGTTATGACAACACTTACACTATTAGACACAATGGGAAGAGGAAAGAATTTTTACCCCTGCCCCCACACAGAGCAGTGCCACCTAAGCCCTCTAGTGAACATGTGCAGTTGATGAATAGAAAAGAGTGTGAAAGGGAAGTGCAGGGAACAGAAGAGCTGTATTTGTTAGTTACCAAAGAAGTACAAGATCCCACACCTATACCTGCTGAAATGGCTAGACTATTAGAACAATATAAGGATGTGTTTCCCACTGAGTTACCACCTGGATTACCACCATTCAGGGGGGTGGAACACCAAATTGACTTACTACCTGGGGCTAGTCTTCCTAACAAGCCTGCTTATAGGACTAATCCCAAAGAGGCCCAAGAATTACAGAGACAGGTAGAGGATTTGATAAAGAGGGGCTATGTCAGGGAGAGTTTGAGTCCTTGTGCTGTACCCACTCTACTTGTGCCTAAGAAGGATGGCACATGGAGAATGTGTATTGATAGTCGTAGTATaaacaacataaccatcaagTATAGGTTCCCTATACCTAGGATTGATGACATATTGGATGAATTAGGGGGTTCTCAATGGTTTAGCAAGGTGGATCTCAGGAGTGGATACCACCAAATCAGGATGAAAAcaggggatgagtggaaaacagcCTTCAAAACCAAGTATGGGCTGTATGAGTGGCTtgttatgccctttggtttgaCAGGTGCCCCTAGCACTTTTATGCGCCTGATGAATGAGATTTTGAGACCTTTCCTAGGGATGTTTATAGTTGTTTACCTAGATGACATACTCATCTACAGCAAGGATATAGCAACCCATCTAGACCACCTCCAACAACTATTTGAAGTTCTAAGGAAACAGAGGTTGTATGCAAAGCTTGAAAAATGTAATTTCTTACTGCCTGAGGTTAGCTTCTTAGGATATATTGTGGGCAAGGAGGGAGTCAAGGTAGACCCAATAAAAGTCCAAGCCATACAGGAGTGGCCCACACCCACAACACTCACACAAATTAGGTCTTTTCATGGGCTGGCCTCCTTCTACAGAAGGTTTATCAGGGGCTTCAGCTCTGTTATGGCACCCATAACAGAGTGCACGAAACAGGGGAAGTTTACCTGGACACCCAAGGCACAGCAGGCCTTTGAAACCCTTAAAAGTATGATGTGTAGTGCTCCCATTCTCAAGCTACCTGATTTCACTAAACCCTTTGAGTTAGAATGTGATGCCAGTGGTATGGGAATTGGGGCAGTGCTTGTTCAAGAAGGTAGACCAGTGGCATTTTTCAGTGAAAAGCTTAACAATAGTAGGCTTAATTACTCCACCTATGACAAGGAGTTCTATGCTATCATAAGAGCTTTAGACCATTGGTCCCACTACTTAAGAATTCAACCATTCATCCTGCATACTGACCATGAATCCTTGAAATATATAAACAGTCAACATAAGTTGAGTAGTAGGCATGCTAGGTGGGTAGAATTCATGCAAACCTTTGATTTTTCAGCTAAATACAAGGTGGGCAAGACCAACATCATTGCTGATGCCCTTAGCAGGAAGTACAACATGCTGGGTATATTAGGTGCCAAGATTTTGGGTTTTGAGTTCATTAAGGACCAATATCAGACCTGTCCTGACTTTGCTGACATATATAAATCATGTGAAACCACACCACAGGGACTGTTTAATATTCATCAGGGATATTTgttcaaaggaaacaaactaTGCATCCCTAAACTACCACTGAGAACAGTGTTGGTGAAGGAGGTGCATGAGGGTAGCATAGCTGGCCATTTTGGCATTCAGAAGACGCTTGACATGCTTGCTAAACATTTTTATTGGCCAAGAATGCTTGGAACAATAGGCAAACACATATTAAGGTGTGAAACCTGTCTGAAGGCCAAAGTGACTTTTCACAAGGGAGAGTATCTGCCCTTACCCATAGCTAACAAACCATAG